A genomic window from Promicromonospora sukumoe includes:
- a CDS encoding alpha/beta hydrolase family protein, with amino-acid sequence MLFRTVATSAAILVALAVAGAVAGPVWEPEPVTDHLRLASSDTAIGGASPDAGEPGDHDVRETPVIIPLADGREVGGLLREPVERGTDTDPGDAPDADDHPGRPGIVFVHGAGTGKAADAFTQAATSLASAGITTLVPDKRLDNYSTRHRDYEAMARDYAFSVRFLRDVPGVDPDDVGLYAESEGAWVSPVMMVNDPRLAFQILVSAPIVPPRQQAAYAVDNYLRNTDVPAGVFRAIPRAVGMKVPGGGFEYADFDVRPWLRQQQDPILAVYGTDDASMPLEQGTRELLADADDVTVRFYDHANHGINVQTPGGLVLHPDFARDVADWVLGLPATASAPPQVAGAQPEQLYLAAPVPQPHWYGDGDWLVGVVVTAAGLLVVGSLLLGGVAVVRSLARRRSGRPGVRLARGLRGPLAWLALGAVVTSLGLAAYLGVVARLALDYEKNDLVVQGGWIAVRVLGLVAVVAAALLVNRLRDRRMSLVEPDGPEPRRPAVAVVSTGFWATVLGSTALLVTLAYWGAYQLGI; translated from the coding sequence GTGTTGTTTCGGACCGTCGCCACCTCCGCCGCGATCCTGGTCGCGCTGGCCGTCGCGGGTGCTGTCGCGGGTCCCGTCTGGGAGCCGGAGCCGGTGACCGACCACCTGCGGCTCGCCTCCTCCGACACGGCGATCGGGGGCGCCTCGCCCGACGCCGGTGAGCCCGGCGACCACGACGTGCGCGAGACGCCCGTCATCATCCCGCTGGCCGACGGCCGCGAGGTGGGCGGCCTGCTCCGCGAGCCGGTCGAACGGGGCACGGACACCGACCCGGGCGACGCCCCCGACGCCGACGACCACCCCGGCCGCCCCGGCATCGTCTTCGTGCACGGCGCGGGCACCGGCAAGGCCGCCGACGCGTTCACGCAGGCCGCGACGTCGCTCGCGAGCGCGGGGATCACCACGCTGGTGCCCGACAAGCGGCTCGACAACTACTCCACGCGGCACCGGGACTACGAGGCGATGGCGCGCGACTACGCCTTCTCGGTGCGCTTCCTGCGGGACGTCCCGGGCGTCGACCCGGACGACGTGGGCCTGTACGCCGAGTCGGAGGGCGCGTGGGTGTCCCCGGTGATGATGGTGAACGACCCGCGGCTCGCGTTCCAGATCCTCGTCTCCGCGCCGATCGTGCCGCCGCGGCAGCAGGCCGCCTACGCCGTCGACAACTACCTGCGGAACACGGACGTGCCCGCCGGGGTGTTCCGCGCGATCCCGCGCGCCGTCGGCATGAAGGTGCCCGGCGGCGGGTTCGAGTACGCGGACTTCGACGTGCGGCCGTGGCTCCGGCAGCAGCAGGACCCGATCCTCGCCGTCTACGGCACCGACGACGCCTCGATGCCGCTCGAGCAGGGCACGCGCGAGCTCCTGGCCGACGCCGACGACGTGACCGTCCGCTTCTACGACCACGCCAACCACGGCATCAACGTCCAGACGCCGGGCGGCCTGGTGCTGCACCCCGACTTCGCGCGCGACGTCGCCGACTGGGTGCTCGGCCTGCCGGCGACGGCGTCCGCCCCGCCGCAGGTCGCGGGGGCCCAGCCCGAGCAGCTCTACCTCGCGGCGCCCGTGCCGCAGCCGCACTGGTACGGCGACGGCGACTGGCTGGTCGGCGTGGTCGTCACCGCCGCCGGGCTGCTCGTCGTGGGCTCGCTGCTGCTCGGGGGAGTGGCCGTCGTCCGGAGCCTGGCCCGACGACGTTCGGGTCGCCCGGGCGTGCGCCTCGCGCGCGGGCTGCGCGGACCCCTGGCCTGGCTGGCCCTCGGAGCCGTGGTGACGTCGCTCGGGCTCGCCGCGTATCTCGGGGTCGTCGCCCGGCTCGCGCTGGACTACGAGAAGAACGACCTGGTGGTGCAGGGCGGCTGGATCGCCGTGCGCGTGCTCGGGCTGGTCGCCGTCGTCGCGGCGGCGCTGCTGGTCAACCGGCTGCGCGACCGGCGGATGTCGCTGGTCGAGCCCGACGGTCCCGAGCCGCGCCGGCCCGCCGTCGCCGTGGTGTCGACGGGCTTCTGGGCCACCGTGCTGGGCTCGACGGCGCTCCTGGTCACGCTGGCCTACTGGGGCGCCTACCAGCTCGGCATCTGA